The Podospora pseudocomata strain CBS 415.72m chromosome 1 map unlocalized CBS415.72m_1, whole genome shotgun sequence genome has a segment encoding these proteins:
- the dus2 gene encoding tRNA-dihydrouridine synthase 2 (BUSCO:EOG092628FW; EggNog:ENOG503NU4X; COG:J), translated as MAFRSLSHHSRILSRLLPTVSVPAVARVTAAAPTTTTFAIRTSNPLRTMASTAAEVAMPPTEPDVTIQETTSPANAVGRTPEEAAAAENAVKWCISSLPKDVLARRVPIPPNGVDYRGKIVLAPMVRSGELPARLLALKYGADLVWGPETVDHSLIGTTRRTNPRTSCIEWTRPPSQAHNKAGYDENVIFRLDPTREKGKLVFQIGTSDPDRALAAARLVAGDVAGIDVNAGCPKPFSTSGGMGAALLQTPDKLVAILENLTRHIIPEFGIGISVKIRLLETPEKTEALVRRLVGTGITGLTIHCRTTPMRPRERAIRGQLRMIGYICREAGVACVVNGDVADRRDGYKLMEEFRVDGAMIATAAEKNPNVFLKEGEEKTTWEQYARELVRFAMEVENKMSNTKFTLSQIVPGREPVYKTMCAQGKSYEELVKVMGFEEMMEMARRTDEVLRLGGWAPKKEGKGKKGQQQQVKGKNEKKRKSEDEVDGAKEVKKEKVVVVAEPVAQQDGPALAQAA; from the exons ATGGCTTTCAGGTCACTCAGCCACCACTCACGGATCCTGTCTCGACTGCTGCCAACCGTTTCCGTTCCCGCTGTTGCAAGAGTTACCGCCGCTGCCCCCACTACTACTACATTTGCGATCAGGACGTCGAACCCCCTTCGAACGATGGCTTCGACGGCGGCAGAGGTTGCCATGCCACCAACCGAACCAGATGTCACCATCCAAGAAACCACATCTCCCGCCAATGCTGTCGGGCGCACCCCCGAAGAAGCCGCCGCGGCAGAGAACGCAGTAAAATGGTgcatctcctcccttcccaaAGATGTCCTCGCAAGGAGGGtgcccatcccccccaacgGCGTCGACTACAGAGGCAAGATTGTTCTCGCGCCAATGGTACGATCGGGGGAGCTGCCGGCCAGGTTGCTGGCGCTCAAGTACGGGGCTGATTTAGTATGGG GCCCAGAAACAGTCGACCACTCCCTCATCGGCACCACCCGGCGCACCAACCCCCGAACCTCCTGCATCGAATGGacccgccccccctcccaagcccacaACAAAGCCGGTTACGACGAGAACGTCATCTTCCGGCTTGACCcaacaagagaaaagggaaagCTGGTCTTCCAGATTGGAACCTCTGACCCGGATAGAGCGCTCGCGGCGGCGAGGCTGGTGGCGGGGGATGTGGCTGGGATAGACGTCAACGCCGGCTGTCCAAAGCCTTTCTCTACGTCGGGCGGGATGGGCGCTGCGCTGTTGCAGACGCCGGATAAGCTTGTTGCCATCCTGGAGAATCTTACGAGGCATATCATCCCCGagtttgggattgggatCTCGGTGAAGATTAGATTGCTGGAGACACCGGAGAAGACGGAGGCGTTGGTTAGGAGGTTGGTAGGGACGGGGATCACGGGGCTGACGATCCACTGCCGGACTACGCCTATGCGACCGAGAGAACGGGCGATAAGGGGGCAGTTGAGGATGATTGGGTACATCTGTCGCGAGGCGGGGGTGGCGTGCGTGGTGAATGGGGATGTGGCGGACAGGCGGGATGGGTATAAGCTCATGGAGGAGTTCAGGGTGGACGGGGCAATGAttgcgacggcggcggagaagaatCCGAATGTGTttttgaaggagggggaggagaagacaaCGTGGGAGCAATATGCGAGGGAGCTGGTGAGGTttgcgatggaggtggagaatAAGATGAGTAATACCAAGTTTACGCTCAGTCAGATTGTGCCGGGGCGGGAGCCGGTTTATAAGACCATGTGCGCGCAGGGGAAGAGTTATGAGGAGTTGGTTAAGGTGATGGGGtttgaggagatgatggagatggcgaggaggacggatgaggtgttgaggttgggggggtgggcgccaaagaaggagggcaaggggaagaaggggcagcaacagcaggtgaaggggaagaatgagaagaagaggaagagtgaggatgaggttgatggggcaaaggaggtcaagaaagagaaggtggtggtggttgctgagcCAGTTGCCCAACAGGACGGGCCTGCTCTTGCTCAGGCAGCGTAA
- a CDS encoding uncharacterized protein (EggNog:ENOG503NYSU), translating into MQYAFFVTMGGLTARHQESDIDEGHKMRTCIISVHLAKEVADQDVKALMLPRSFKMHQSKADFFKKSLVVIQVSWVIIECAARKVYGLPLSLLELRIMVHVVCAILMYAFWFNKPLDPQGSYEVKDRNAMRTIHKVAKEQTHFSIETMAIFSTFSTNSYPKTPSTSSSKPWPMSIVTS; encoded by the exons ATGCAATATGCCTTCTTCGTAACGATGGGTGGGCTCACAGCGAGGCATCAAGAAAGCGACATAGATGAAGGGCACAAAATGCGCACATGTATCATCTCTGTCCATCTTGCAAAGGAGGTAGCAGATCAAGATGTCAAAGCACTGATGCTGCCAAGGTCCTTCAAAATGCATCAGAGCAAGGCGGACTTCTTCAAGAAATCGCTGGTTGTTATCCAAGTTAGTTGGGTGATTATTGAGTGTGCTGCGCGCAAGGTATATGGCTTACCACTCAGTCTGTTGGAGCTGCGCATTATGGTACATGTGGTTTGTGCAATTTTGATGTATGCCTTTTGGTTTAAT AAACCCCTTGACCCCCAAGGCTCCTACGAAGTCAAAGACCGAAACGCCATGAGAACTATCCACAAAGTGGCCAAAGAACAGACTCACTTTTCTATAGAAACCATGGCAATATTCTCAACTTTCAGCACAAACTCGTACCCAAAGACCCCTTCGACTTCCTCCTCGAAGCCCTGGCCTATGTCTATCGTCACAAGTTAG
- the PPE1 gene encoding Protein phosphatase methylesterase 1 (BUSCO:EOG09264E5J; MEROPS:MER0037853; COG:S; EggNog:ENOG503NYW4), with protein MSWPDIPPLILVGHSLGGAVVTELAYQPLLPPSVSLLGYAVLDVVEGSALDALQSMQTYLSTRPQGFHSLKEGIEWHVRSRTIRNSVSARVSVPALLVDTTTTTTQPQQQPPSTKVSKPWKWRTDLSSTQPFWQGWFVGLSKKFLGQGATGLGKGAGKMLLLAGTDRLDTELTIGQMQGKYALQVFPEAGHFIHEDLPEKTAVALVDFYRRNDRSALVLPPKVSELLAQGRRV; from the exons ATGTCCTGGCCTgacatcccccctctcatcCTAGTAGGCCATTCTCTAGGCGGAGCCGTCGTCACCGAACTCGCCTaccaaccccttcttcccccttcaGTTTCCCTACTGGGATACGCAGTACTCGATGTTGTCGAAGGCTCAGCCCTAGACGCCTTGCAGTCAATGCAGACATACCTCAGCACCCGGCCACAGGGGTTTCATTCATTAAAGGAAGGCATAGAATGGCATGTTAGGTCACGAACAATAAGAAATAGCGTCAGTGCGAGGGTTAGTGTCCCTGCTCTACTAGTcgataccaccaccacaaccacacaaccacagcaacagccacccTCAACGAAGGTGTCAAAACCGTGGAAATGGCGGACGGATCTTAGTTCTACCCAGCCGTTTTGGCAAGGGTGGTTTGTGGGATTGAGCAAGAAGTTTCTGGGGCAAGGGGCGACGGgattggggaagggggcggggAAGATGTTGCTTTTGGCGGGGACGGATAGGTTGGATACCGAGTTGACTATTGGGCAGATGCAGG GGAAATATGCTCTCCAGGTGTTTCCTGAGGCGGGGCACTTTATTCATGAGGACTTGCCTGAGAAGACGGCGGTGGCGCTGGTGGACTTTTACAGAAGGAATGACAGGAGTGCGTTGGTGTTGCCGCCGAAGGTGTCGGAGTTGTTGGcgcaggggaggagggtttag